In the genome of Spirochaetia bacterium, one region contains:
- a CDS encoding zinc-binding dehydrogenase, with protein MKGKMIGAVLPGNSTVELREYDIPTPGFGQVLLKMKCSTICGSDIRCIYREHIGIGPERYQGVIAGHEPCGLIVEEGPGLKRFKKGDRVIVYHISGCGVCHDCRMGYMVSCTSPRRAAYGWQRDGGMAEYLLADEKDLIALPDALSYADGAQVACGFGTVYEGIEKAGVSGDDAVLVVGLGPVGLACLMLCKALGANKLIGVEMNQERIAVAKSLGLVDEVFTPCETTVEDIRKCTGGHGAERAFDCSASDPGRQTAIRATRNWGKIVMIGEGKSLHFNPSPDMLHGQKTLIGSWVTSIWKMEDLVEHLVRWHIHPDTLITDRFPLQKASDAYQLMASGNCGKVAVCFDEELK; from the coding sequence ATGAAAGGAAAAATGATTGGTGCCGTATTGCCTGGAAACAGTACGGTGGAACTGCGTGAATACGATATTCCTACCCCTGGTTTTGGGCAGGTCCTGCTCAAAATGAAGTGTTCTACGATCTGCGGAAGCGATATACGCTGCATTTACCGCGAACACATAGGTATCGGTCCGGAAAGATATCAAGGTGTCATTGCCGGACATGAACCGTGTGGCCTGATCGTCGAAGAAGGTCCTGGACTGAAGAGATTCAAGAAAGGTGACAGGGTCATCGTCTATCATATCTCAGGCTGCGGAGTCTGCCATGATTGCAGAATGGGATATATGGTAAGCTGTACTTCACCAAGACGGGCCGCCTACGGATGGCAACGTGACGGAGGAATGGCAGAATATCTCCTTGCAGACGAAAAGGATCTTATTGCCCTGCCTGATGCATTGAGTTATGCGGACGGAGCACAAGTAGCCTGCGGTTTCGGTACTGTCTACGAAGGAATAGAAAAAGCCGGTGTATCCGGTGACGATGCAGTACTTGTGGTGGGATTGGGACCTGTCGGTCTTGCCTGCCTGATGCTATGCAAGGCCTTAGGTGCAAACAAACTAATCGGGGTGGAAATGAATCAGGAAAGGATTGCCGTAGCAAAATCACTCGGGTTGGTAGATGAGGTATTTACCCCCTGCGAAACTACTGTCGAAGACATACGTAAATGTACAGGAGGCCATGGTGCAGAGCGAGCTTTTGATTGCTCAGCCTCGGATCCTGGAAGGCAAACGGCAATAAGGGCAACGAGAAACTGGGGAAAAATCGTCATGATCGGGGAAGGTAAGAGCCTTCATTTCAATCCATCGCCCGACATGCTGCATGGACAGAAGACCCTGATCGGAAGCTGGGTCACTTCCATTTGGAAAATGGAAGACCTTGTAGAACACCTTGTCCGGTGGCATATCCATCCGGATACCCTCATTACTGACCGTTTCCCCCTGCAGAAAGCTTCAGATGCTTATCAGCTGATGGCAAGCGGGAACTGCGGGAAGGTAGCCGTCTGTTTTGATGAGGAACTGAAATAG
- a CDS encoding carbohydrate ABC transporter permease, with the protein MVKKIKIERFAGTLLRRIILIAALLFVLVPFLYFVSVSFQSKNYIEGNKSFFYSFLHPTFENYIQVFSTLSYFRYFKNSLIICVISTVFSVIVASLASYVLSRIKNDFTDNLAFWILSQKMLPPIAILIPIYLILSKIRLLDTYTGIILIYTVVNLPYSVWMIKSFIDDVPVEEDESAMLDGCNKLQILTKIIYPIAKPGIIATGIFIFILSWSEFIFALILTSMHTKTLPVAISSFVTDTGIEWNCMAAAGTILVIPLIIMFVFIQKSLVRGLSFGAVKG; encoded by the coding sequence ATGGTAAAAAAAATCAAAATTGAAAGATTTGCAGGTACTCTTCTGCGAAGGATAATCCTGATTGCAGCACTTCTGTTTGTGCTGGTTCCGTTCCTATACTTTGTCTCAGTATCATTCCAATCAAAAAACTACATAGAAGGAAACAAATCCTTCTTCTATTCGTTCCTGCATCCTACATTTGAAAATTATATCCAGGTATTTTCAACATTGAGTTATTTCAGATACTTCAAAAACAGCTTGATCATCTGTGTTATTTCTACTGTCTTTTCAGTCATAGTTGCCTCTTTGGCCTCCTATGTACTTTCAAGAATCAAAAATGACTTCACCGACAATCTTGCATTCTGGATATTGAGCCAAAAGATGCTGCCCCCGATTGCCATCCTGATTCCCATATACCTGATACTGTCAAAAATCCGTCTGCTTGATACATATACAGGCATAATCCTTATCTATACAGTCGTCAATCTTCCCTACTCAGTCTGGATGATCAAAAGCTTCATTGATGATGTTCCGGTTGAAGAAGATGAATCTGCCATGTTGGATGGCTGCAACAAGCTGCAGATACTGACAAAGATAATCTATCCAATTGCAAAACCGGGTATCATCGCCACAGGTATATTCATCTTCATCCTCTCATGGAGTGAATTCATCTTTGCTCTTATCCTCACCAGCATGCATACAAAGACACTTCCTGTAGCTATTTCATCATTTGTCACCGATACCGGTATTGAATGGAACTGTATGGCAGCTGCCGGTACCATCCTGGTAATTCCGTTGATAATTATGTTTGTTTTCATTCAAAAATCCCTAGTCAGGGGATTAAGTTTCGGAGCCGTAAAAGGATAA
- a CDS encoding glycyl-radical enzyme activating protein translates to MFSGIIFDIKQLAIFDGPGIRQTVFLKGCPLHCLWCHNPEGISPKPQLMVSVASCTHCGKCHAACPSPENCILCGKCIDECPLHLRHICGEVISSTALAKRLGKDADYYARYGGGITFSGGEPLLQGEFLLDVLSQIKQYHRAIETSGYANENLFREIYRNVDFIIMDIKMMDDALHRKYTGKSNMSILKNASFLLEGNKPFTIRIPCIPGINDNQGNFEETARFLSGAKNLQEVELLPYQKAAGAKYQMIGEKYMPPFDENQKVFLDTKIFSKYGIRSKIL, encoded by the coding sequence ATGTTCAGCGGAATTATTTTTGATATCAAGCAATTGGCCATTTTCGACGGACCAGGAATCCGGCAGACAGTTTTTCTGAAAGGCTGTCCCCTTCACTGCCTATGGTGCCATAACCCCGAGGGCATTTCTCCTAAGCCACAACTGATGGTAAGCGTCGCTTCCTGTACTCATTGCGGTAAATGCCATGCAGCCTGTCCTTCCCCCGAAAATTGTATTCTTTGCGGCAAGTGTATCGATGAATGTCCCTTGCATCTCCGTCATATCTGCGGTGAAGTCATTTCAAGTACAGCATTGGCAAAACGCTTAGGCAAAGATGCCGATTACTATGCAAGGTATGGAGGAGGAATCACTTTCAGCGGCGGGGAACCGTTGCTACAAGGCGAATTCCTCCTGGATGTCCTCAGCCAGATCAAGCAATACCACAGAGCCATCGAAACAAGTGGCTATGCAAACGAAAACCTGTTCAGGGAAATTTATAGGAACGTTGACTTCATCATCATGGATATCAAGATGATGGACGATGCACTGCACCGGAAATACACCGGAAAAAGCAACATGTCCATTCTGAAAAATGCTTCGTTCCTTCTCGAAGGTAACAAACCTTTCACCATCCGTATTCCCTGCATACCGGGTATAAATGACAATCAGGGAAATTTTGAGGAAACTGCGCGTTTTCTCAGCGGCGCCAAGAACCTGCAGGAAGTAGAATTACTCCCCTATCAGAAAGCTGCCGGCGCCAAGTACCAGATGATAGGGGAAAAATATATGCCGCCGTTCGATGAAAACCAAAAAGTGTTTCTCGATACAAAGATATTTTCCAAATATGGAATAAGGAGCAAGATACTATGA
- a CDS encoding LacI family transcriptional regulator, with the protein MKKRVTLKDIAQETGYSINTVSRALREKDDIAVQTRKKIQKTAQRMGLIGNNIASSLRTGSTKTIAVILGDVSNPLFAIQMKEIEYAASKNGFSSFLLNTNEDENCEFAAIQSAINNRVEGIIICPTQKTTRNIEYLKTTDIPFVLLGRRFYQLDTDYVICSDELGGYQATKYLIENNHRRILLLNGPHYISSAIERKNGYLKAVKEANLPIDKDLIVEVPLVKDSDFNEILSSITKKDFTALFAFNDVLAWNAWRYLKNSGKKIPHDISIIGFDNIQSRIAIPFSMDSINSNKKKICEFAVEILMRRIQGEKSSSIQLVINTTRVKGESVIPQSRSHSKQ; encoded by the coding sequence ATGAAAAAAAGGGTTACCTTAAAGGATATTGCTCAAGAGACCGGTTATAGCATCAACACTGTTTCCCGGGCATTACGGGAAAAGGATGATATTGCAGTCCAGACAAGGAAGAAGATACAGAAAACAGCACAGAGAATGGGATTGATCGGCAATAATATTGCTTCTTCATTACGCACAGGTTCGACCAAGACAATTGCAGTAATTCTAGGTGATGTGTCAAATCCCCTGTTTGCCATACAGATGAAGGAAATCGAATATGCTGCTTCAAAAAACGGGTTCAGTTCTTTTCTCCTTAATACCAATGAAGATGAAAACTGTGAATTTGCTGCTATCCAATCAGCTATAAACAACAGGGTTGAAGGAATTATCATATGTCCGACACAAAAAACCACCAGAAACATTGAATACCTGAAAACTACGGACATTCCTTTCGTATTACTTGGAAGGAGATTCTATCAACTTGATACCGACTATGTTATCTGCAGTGATGAACTTGGGGGTTACCAGGCTACAAAGTACTTGATTGAGAATAACCACAGACGAATATTGCTGTTGAATGGTCCCCATTACATTTCCAGCGCAATCGAAAGGAAAAATGGTTATCTGAAAGCTGTCAAGGAAGCAAACTTGCCAATAGACAAGGACTTGATTGTTGAAGTCCCCTTGGTCAAGGACAGTGACTTCAATGAAATTCTTTCATCAATTACAAAAAAGGACTTTACGGCTTTGTTTGCTTTCAATGATGTGCTGGCATGGAATGCATGGCGATACCTGAAGAACAGTGGTAAAAAGATTCCACATGATATTTCCATAATTGGTTTTGATAACATCCAAAGCCGAATTGCTATTCCTTTTTCAATGGATTCGATTAATTCAAACAAGAAAAAGATATGTGAATTTGCCGTAGAAATACTGATGAGACGGATCCAAGGCGAAAAATCCTCTTCAATCCAATTGGTAATCAACACGACCAGGGTAAAGGGAGAGTCTGTAAT
- a CDS encoding sugar ABC transporter permease: protein MEFKRNKLDIKEKQDRSCYTLLLPTIVLFLLINIYPLIYSVVVSCTNFSLARPFNKTTFVGFANYKKAFMEKSFLLSFSRTIIFVFFSLLFELGLGLFLSLLLNKEEVFGRRLLVFFLLPMMLTPIIVGLLWRFMYNYDIGMLNNLFERMGLNRYPFLGRKESALPSIIVTDIWQWTPFVILFLYSGLQALPVEFFEAAKIDGAKSHQILWYITLPSLKKTIFITMLIRGMDAIREYDKIFTMTHGGPGTNTETVSYFIYRQGFELFDTSYACATSLLLLVFTILISQIAINKYKKND from the coding sequence ATGGAATTTAAAAGAAACAAGCTTGACATAAAAGAAAAACAAGACAGATCCTGCTATACATTGCTGCTTCCGACTATTGTACTTTTTTTATTGATCAACATTTACCCCTTGATTTATTCCGTAGTTGTCAGCTGTACAAACTTTTCACTGGCAAGACCATTCAACAAAACCACGTTCGTAGGGTTTGCAAACTACAAAAAGGCTTTTATGGAAAAAAGCTTCCTGCTGTCATTTTCCAGGACCATCATTTTTGTATTTTTCAGTCTTTTGTTTGAATTAGGCCTTGGTCTCTTTCTTTCCCTGCTTCTGAACAAGGAAGAAGTATTCGGAAGACGATTGTTGGTTTTCTTCCTTCTTCCGATGATGCTGACACCTATCATCGTCGGTTTATTATGGCGTTTCATGTACAACTACGACATAGGAATGCTCAACAACTTATTTGAAAGAATGGGATTAAACCGATATCCGTTCCTTGGCAGAAAAGAATCTGCACTGCCGTCAATCATAGTAACGGATATCTGGCAATGGACACCTTTCGTCATTCTCTTTCTCTACAGCGGCCTGCAGGCACTGCCCGTGGAATTCTTTGAAGCTGCAAAAATTGACGGAGCAAAATCTCATCAGATCCTATGGTATATCACCTTGCCATCACTGAAGAAGACCATCTTCATTACCATGCTGATCCGCGGAATGGATGCTATCCGTGAATACGATAAGATCTTCACAATGACACACGGTGGACCAGGTACGAATACGGAAACCGTAAGCTACTTCATCTATCGGCAAGGATTTGAACTATTTGATACTTCCTATGCATGCGCGACATCCCTGCTGCTACTGGTATTTACGATCCTGATTTCACAGATTGCAATAAACAAATACAAAAAAAATGATTGA
- a CDS encoding pyruvate formate-lyase, translating to MMTDHIKKLRKFFIEEKGQKAFRQSPVNPFILAEQFQENDTSPLDRATERLLYVLAHEKAVVFQNERIGFTRTIPVIPEIYTDSEMTKLSNNYHIHEKGDVCNINVDYAKLLSVGFEAKKTELEKNIVDFEKRGCLDEAHLEKQQIRILNGIEALAEKYKEAAKENKNPFLARTLSQVPQAAPRNFLEALQMFRIIHFCMWCGRNYHNTIGRFDQFMYPYFKKDMDNGIYTEETALELIEEFFLTFNRDSDMYPGMQQGDNGQSMVLGGMDEEGHDQFNSLSELCLKAAYDLHVIDPKINVRVHRHTPLSTYILGTNLTKKGLGFPQYSSDDIIIPGLIKLGYSKEDAYNYVVAACWEFIVPGKGMDIPNIGALSFAGAVADATTAHLLECETYQDFQDAIDANIRGACNDLMDSTKNVFLFPAPFLSLMMDGCVEKGKDVSLGCIYNNYGFHGTGLATAADSLINIRKYIYEQKTMTKEALLMTLNDDFKNENRICNIFRYESEKMGNNDDEVDAIAAHLLDTFSNALKGHRNDRGGIFRAGTGSAMYYIWHSKDLMATADGRHKGEGIPANYSPSLFCKNIGPVSIIKSFTKSDLSKCVNGGPLTLELHDTMFRNSESIEKVATFVKSFFDLGGHQLQLNAVDRDTLLDAQKHPEKYRNLIVRVWGWSGYFVELDKCYQDHIIQRIELST from the coding sequence ATGATGACAGACCATATAAAGAAACTAAGGAAATTCTTCATAGAAGAAAAAGGACAAAAAGCCTTCAGACAATCTCCTGTGAATCCTTTTATTCTAGCCGAACAATTCCAGGAAAATGATACCTCTCCCCTGGACCGTGCCACTGAAAGGCTGCTCTACGTACTTGCGCATGAAAAAGCCGTTGTTTTCCAAAATGAACGTATCGGTTTTACAAGGACGATACCAGTCATCCCCGAGATCTACACTGACTCTGAAATGACCAAACTCTCCAATAACTATCATATCCATGAAAAAGGCGATGTATGCAATATCAATGTTGACTATGCAAAACTGCTGTCAGTCGGCTTTGAGGCAAAAAAAACTGAATTGGAAAAGAATATCGTTGATTTCGAAAAAAGAGGATGCCTCGACGAAGCCCATCTTGAAAAACAGCAAATCCGGATCCTAAATGGAATTGAGGCTCTGGCAGAAAAATATAAGGAAGCTGCAAAAGAAAACAAAAATCCATTTCTTGCACGGACATTGTCACAGGTACCGCAAGCTGCTCCAAGGAATTTTCTCGAAGCACTGCAGATGTTCCGGATCATTCATTTCTGCATGTGGTGTGGCAGGAATTATCATAATACCATCGGCCGTTTTGACCAGTTCATGTATCCATATTTCAAAAAAGATATGGACAACGGCATATATACAGAAGAGACTGCACTGGAACTTATTGAGGAATTTTTCCTTACGTTCAACCGTGACAGTGACATGTATCCGGGAATGCAGCAAGGTGACAACGGACAAAGCATGGTGCTGGGAGGCATGGATGAAGAAGGACATGATCAGTTCAACAGCCTTTCAGAACTTTGTCTGAAAGCTGCCTATGACCTTCATGTCATCGATCCGAAGATCAACGTACGGGTACACAGGCACACGCCCCTTTCTACATATATCCTTGGAACGAACCTCACAAAAAAGGGTCTTGGTTTTCCCCAATATAGCAGTGATGACATCATCATCCCAGGCCTGATCAAGTTAGGATATAGTAAGGAAGATGCATATAACTATGTCGTCGCTGCCTGCTGGGAATTCATTGTACCGGGAAAGGGAATGGATATCCCGAATATCGGAGCTTTGTCCTTCGCAGGGGCAGTTGCAGATGCCACGACGGCACATCTTCTTGAGTGCGAAACGTATCAGGATTTCCAAGATGCCATAGATGCAAATATCCGGGGAGCATGCAATGACCTGATGGACAGCACAAAGAACGTATTTCTGTTTCCCGCCCCTTTTCTGTCGTTGATGATGGATGGTTGTGTCGAAAAAGGAAAAGATGTTTCTTTAGGTTGTATATACAATAACTATGGTTTCCATGGGACAGGACTTGCTACAGCAGCCGATTCACTGATAAACATCAGAAAATACATCTATGAACAGAAAACAATGACGAAGGAAGCATTGCTGATGACCCTGAATGATGATTTCAAGAATGAAAACAGAATATGCAATATCTTTCGTTATGAATCTGAGAAAATGGGAAACAATGATGACGAAGTGGATGCCATAGCCGCTCATCTGCTGGATACTTTCAGCAATGCATTGAAAGGACATAGAAATGACCGTGGAGGTATCTTCCGGGCAGGAACAGGTTCTGCCATGTACTATATCTGGCATTCAAAAGACCTTATGGCCACTGCTGACGGCAGGCACAAAGGAGAAGGAATTCCTGCAAATTATTCACCGTCACTGTTCTGCAAGAATATCGGGCCTGTGTCAATCATAAAAAGTTTTACAAAAAGTGATCTTTCAAAATGCGTCAACGGTGGTCCGCTGACATTGGAACTGCATGATACGATGTTCCGTAATTCCGAAAGCATCGAAAAAGTTGCTACATTCGTAAAATCTTTCTTTGACCTCGGGGGACATCAACTACAGCTGAATGCCGTTGACAGAGATACGCTTCTTGATGCACAGAAACATCCTGAGAAATATCGCAACCTCATTGTACGTGTATGGGGATGGAGCGGCTATTTCGTAGAATTGGACAAGTGCTACCAAGACCATATAATCCAACGTATTGAATTATCGACATAA